The following are encoded together in the Flavihumibacter fluvii genome:
- a CDS encoding TonB-dependent receptor yields MHNRFKVNLIIFFLLFHLPFRGYPQAVQTLRGQIIDQVLQKPVSGATVVVTAQNRTTTTDADGNFRFPNVPIGVHQIKVSHSAYKPSQLDNITINTGKEMVLTIALELNIVEQQEVVVKAKALRSKPLNDLSMVSARAFTVEETQRYAASVNDPSRMATSFAGVVSADDGNNNIVIRGNSPTGLLWRMEGIEIPNPNHFSAPGGSGGGISILSAQLLSTSDFITGAFAAEYSNALSGVFDLKLRKGNNEKREYTLQAGLLGLNLAAEGPLSKKHNGSYLVNYRYSTFSILNKIGMDVGEGTTNFQDLSYHICLPTNSAGSFALFGFWGKSGQEYSVDKDAGKWESEADRYGALYSGNVGITGLTHQVQLGEKTQLKSAVAWSVQQIGYDEQYAEKPDSLIINTREIFTTKKWTFSSTINHQFNRKNTIRAGLVVNEIGFEFNKDSREHTNEPLEERLAIKDHTQILQAFAQWQYKPNNHLSITGGINYLHLLLNNSSSIEPRMAMKWEINPKNSIGLGYGLHSQVQAMGVYFAKVNDNEGKWHQPNTELGLTKSNHFIFSYQHVLGKGMRLKTELYYQQLFNVPVSVFDSSSFSTLNIVQDIVTEPLVNKGRGKNYGLELSLERQLRNYWYFLFSNSIYQAKYMAADGTERNTRFNGNYASTLTAGKEFVHPGNRRSFGANIKVVYAGGFRETPIDIEGSTTNGYTKYIESEAFTLQLPAYFRTDIRLSMKWNKARHTSILSLDIQNTTNRKNIYTRYYDPLKGEIRTIYQTGIIPVINYSIEF; encoded by the coding sequence ATGCACAACAGATTCAAAGTAAACCTTATCATTTTTTTCCTTCTTTTCCATCTTCCATTCCGCGGATATCCACAAGCCGTACAAACACTCAGGGGTCAGATCATTGACCAGGTATTACAAAAACCAGTGAGTGGCGCAACAGTTGTGGTCACCGCACAAAACAGGACCACCACAACAGATGCCGATGGCAATTTCAGGTTTCCGAATGTACCCATTGGAGTGCACCAGATAAAGGTCAGCCATTCGGCCTATAAACCCAGCCAACTGGATAATATCACCATTAATACCGGAAAAGAAATGGTGCTGACCATTGCCCTGGAACTAAACATCGTGGAGCAGCAGGAAGTTGTTGTAAAGGCGAAGGCCTTGCGAAGTAAACCCTTAAATGATTTAAGTATGGTAAGCGCAAGGGCGTTTACCGTGGAAGAAACCCAGCGGTACGCTGCATCAGTGAATGACCCCTCAAGAATGGCAACTAGTTTCGCAGGCGTGGTCAGTGCCGATGATGGTAATAACAACATTGTCATACGGGGGAATTCACCTACAGGACTACTGTGGCGAATGGAAGGTATTGAGATACCAAATCCTAACCATTTTTCTGCACCCGGAGGCAGCGGCGGAGGCATTTCGATATTAAGCGCTCAACTATTAAGTACTTCAGATTTTATAACTGGTGCTTTCGCAGCAGAGTATAGTAATGCGCTCAGCGGGGTTTTTGACCTAAAACTCAGGAAAGGGAATAATGAAAAAAGGGAATACACCTTGCAAGCGGGATTACTGGGATTGAACCTTGCAGCAGAAGGACCATTGTCTAAAAAACATAATGGCTCATACCTGGTAAATTACCGGTATTCTACATTTTCTATCCTGAACAAAATCGGAATGGATGTAGGCGAAGGCACAACAAATTTTCAGGACCTTTCCTATCATATTTGCCTGCCAACCAATAGTGCCGGGTCTTTCGCCCTGTTTGGCTTCTGGGGAAAAAGCGGGCAGGAATATAGTGTGGACAAAGATGCTGGCAAATGGGAATCAGAAGCCGACCGGTATGGGGCACTTTACTCAGGTAATGTTGGTATAACAGGACTTACCCACCAGGTACAATTAGGCGAAAAAACGCAGTTGAAATCAGCAGTGGCCTGGTCGGTTCAACAAATCGGATATGATGAACAATACGCTGAAAAACCCGATAGCCTCATTATCAATACCAGGGAAATTTTTACCACAAAAAAATGGACCTTTTCAAGTACGATTAACCACCAGTTCAACCGGAAGAATACCATCAGAGCTGGTTTGGTGGTGAATGAAATCGGATTTGAATTTAACAAGGATTCCCGGGAGCACACCAATGAACCGCTGGAAGAAAGATTGGCCATCAAGGATCACACTCAGATCCTGCAGGCCTTTGCCCAATGGCAGTATAAGCCGAACAACCATTTATCAATTACAGGTGGAATAAATTACCTCCATCTGCTGTTGAATAACAGTTCTTCCATTGAACCGAGGATGGCTATGAAATGGGAGATCAACCCCAAAAACAGTATAGGTCTGGGTTATGGCTTACATAGCCAGGTTCAGGCGATGGGCGTCTATTTTGCAAAAGTGAATGACAATGAAGGTAAATGGCACCAGCCTAATACAGAATTAGGACTCACAAAGTCTAATCACTTTATATTTTCCTACCAGCATGTACTGGGCAAAGGTATGCGCCTGAAGACTGAATTATATTACCAGCAATTATTTAATGTACCGGTTAGCGTATTTGATTCAAGCAGTTTTTCGACGCTGAATATTGTTCAGGATATTGTGACGGAACCTCTGGTGAACAAAGGCAGGGGGAAAAACTACGGACTGGAACTTTCACTTGAAAGGCAATTACGTAATTATTGGTATTTCCTTTTTTCTAATTCGATCTACCAGGCAAAATATATGGCAGCAGACGGTACAGAAAGGAATACCCGGTTCAATGGTAATTATGCCAGTACATTAACAGCAGGAAAAGAATTTGTTCACCCGGGCAACCGACGCAGTTTTGGAGCCAATATTAAGGTGGTATATGCCGGAGGTTTCAGGGAAACACCTATTGACATTGAAGGATCCACCACCAACGGTTATACGAAATATATCGAATCTGAGGCTTTTACCTTACAGCTGCCGGCATATTTCAGGACAGATATCCGGCTGAGTATGAAGTGGAATAAGGCCCGGCACACCAGTATTTTATCCCTTGATATCCAAAATACCACCAACCGGAAAAATATCTATACCAGGTATTACGACCCATTAAAGGGTGAAATCAGGACAATCTACCAAACTGGAATCATCCCTGTTATCAACTACTCAATAGAATTTTAA
- a CDS encoding STN and carboxypeptidase regulatory-like domain-containing protein, with translation MEQSLLKFGKTISWLLLLLSFPAGIKAQSLLNKTINISVNRQSVPDVLELISNQANFYFSYNSNIIKKDSLVSIPEGNRTVRSVLEQLFPSGFEFKESGNYLIIRRAPLKLTLVTEQSESNDNYYQVSGYVRDDQTGEKITDASVYEKQRLASAITNGNGYFKLKLKSRYKTAALSVSKEFYEDTTVNIQSGYNQEITITLSPATINSATIIVGPGTRIAPDSIYISIPQPDSTDLIYLYKKMDSIRVQRTAMGKFLLSSRLKLQSVNLGKFFTVRPVQFSLTPGLSTNGKLNSQVVNNFSFNVFGGYSGGINGFELAGLFNLDKKSVQYFQIGGLFNMVGGKMTGIQIGGLNNTVLDSVKGFQLGGLYNHVSGNTRGVQLAGLVNFTRRKTRGWQFAGIGNISAEKINGVQMAGIFNYTKKLNGLQFGLINIADSSDGYSIGLINIIFKGYHKLALYSNEVTAFNAAFKTGNHKLYSILLAGASSGQQKSFAFGYGLGNSTSFNNTFGMNAELSSQYLYLGSWEHINLLNRASLNLEIKFGKYLAIYAGPAFNGFYSNQLEGTTGYQFPIPPTRYKTINLGEQWTGWFGWNAGIHIF, from the coding sequence ATGGAACAATCTTTATTAAAATTCGGGAAAACAATCTCATGGTTATTACTACTCCTTTCATTTCCCGCCGGCATAAAGGCACAGTCCTTGTTAAACAAAACAATAAATATTTCAGTCAACCGGCAATCTGTTCCCGATGTATTGGAACTCATCAGTAACCAGGCCAATTTCTATTTTAGTTATAACAGTAATATCATCAAGAAAGACAGCCTTGTCAGTATACCCGAGGGTAACAGAACAGTGCGATCGGTACTTGAACAACTATTCCCATCAGGATTTGAATTTAAGGAATCGGGTAATTACCTCATCATCCGGCGCGCGCCTTTAAAATTAACCCTTGTGACCGAGCAAAGCGAGAGTAACGATAACTACTACCAGGTATCCGGATATGTAAGGGATGACCAGACAGGAGAAAAAATTACAGATGCCAGCGTTTATGAGAAGCAACGACTGGCATCAGCCATTACTAACGGGAATGGCTATTTTAAATTAAAACTCAAATCCAGGTACAAAACTGCTGCATTATCTGTCAGTAAAGAGTTTTACGAAGATACCACGGTTAATATCCAGTCTGGATATAACCAGGAAATCACGATTACCCTATCTCCGGCCACTATAAACAGCGCCACGATCATTGTTGGTCCAGGCACCCGAATTGCCCCGGACTCCATCTACATCAGTATACCACAACCAGATAGTACCGACCTGATCTACCTGTACAAAAAAATGGATTCTATTCGTGTACAAAGGACAGCTATGGGGAAATTTTTATTGTCCTCCAGACTAAAATTACAGAGTGTCAACCTCGGGAAATTTTTTACCGTGCGACCCGTGCAATTTTCGCTTACACCAGGATTATCCACCAATGGAAAACTGAATTCACAGGTTGTCAATAACTTTTCATTCAACGTTTTTGGCGGATATTCAGGAGGTATAAATGGATTTGAATTAGCCGGGTTGTTTAACCTTGATAAAAAATCTGTCCAATATTTTCAAATTGGGGGGCTATTTAATATGGTGGGTGGCAAGATGACGGGAATTCAAATAGGTGGGCTGAATAATACTGTTCTGGATTCCGTGAAAGGGTTTCAGTTAGGTGGTTTATACAATCATGTTAGTGGTAATACACGGGGCGTTCAGTTAGCTGGTCTGGTGAATTTCACCCGCCGGAAAACAAGGGGTTGGCAATTTGCCGGCATTGGAAACATAAGCGCCGAAAAAATAAATGGTGTGCAGATGGCCGGGATTTTCAATTATACCAAAAAACTAAATGGCCTGCAATTTGGACTGATCAATATTGCAGATAGTTCCGATGGTTACAGCATTGGCTTAATAAACATTATTTTTAAAGGTTACCATAAACTTGCGTTGTACTCCAATGAAGTGACGGCATTTAACGCAGCTTTTAAAACCGGCAATCACAAATTATACAGCATACTACTGGCAGGAGCCAGTTCAGGCCAGCAAAAATCATTCGCTTTTGGTTATGGACTGGGCAATTCTACTTCCTTTAACAATACTTTTGGAATGAATGCCGAATTGAGTTCACAGTACCTTTACCTGGGTAGCTGGGAGCACATCAATTTACTCAACAGGGCTTCTTTAAACCTGGAGATTAAATTCGGAAAATACCTTGCAATATATGCCGGTCCTGCATTTAACGGTTTTTATTCAAATCAACTGGAAGGCACTACAGGTTATCAATTCCCGATTCCACCAACTCGCTACAAAACGATCAACCTGGGTGAACAATGGACAGGTTGGTTTGGCTGGAATGCCGGAATTCACATTTTCTGA
- a CDS encoding gluconate:H+ symporter — protein MSILILVAAILLLLFLTLNKVSPFIALLLVTIGVGLAYGLSFPVVMKSIQNGIGDLLGSMALILCLGAMQGRLLEKSGVATVISRYLMEKFGQRYLQWAVLLMGFLVGIPLFYNAGFVILVPFVFTIAASAGVPLLYVAMPMAASLSVTHGFLPPHPGPIGLAAIFKASVGKTMLYGLIVAVPVVWMAGILFGKRFRRSTVMAQSSLSPELEQNLPSASLSIFIALLPVLLIAIPAACLGLFKDSPFATGFLSAIGDPVMALILTTATSGYFLAIRRGMSVSDLMGHYTKAIESVAMILMVIAAGGAFKEVLTVSGVAKEVAGIISGNAFPPLIAGWLVAAGIRVMIGSATIAGLTTAGIIAPLVQSSGIMPELMVLSVGAGSLFCSHVNDTGFWMFKEYFGITVKQTLMSWTIMETIVSIAGLVMVLLLSTLV, from the coding sequence ATGTCAATACTGATCCTTGTGGCCGCAATATTGCTATTATTGTTTCTTACACTAAATAAAGTAAGTCCATTTATCGCTTTATTGCTTGTAACCATTGGAGTCGGTTTAGCTTATGGTCTTTCTTTCCCGGTCGTAATGAAATCTATCCAGAATGGTATAGGTGATTTATTGGGCAGCATGGCACTGATATTGTGCCTGGGTGCCATGCAGGGTCGGTTATTGGAAAAAAGCGGCGTTGCTACAGTGATCAGCCGTTACCTGATGGAAAAATTCGGTCAGCGCTATTTGCAATGGGCCGTTTTACTTATGGGCTTCCTGGTTGGTATTCCCTTGTTTTATAATGCCGGTTTTGTAATTCTTGTACCTTTTGTATTCACCATTGCAGCCAGTGCTGGTGTTCCTTTATTATATGTCGCTATGCCCATGGCTGCATCCCTTTCAGTTACACATGGCTTTCTTCCGCCACATCCCGGTCCAATTGGCCTTGCAGCAATTTTTAAGGCTTCTGTCGGAAAAACAATGTTGTATGGATTAATCGTAGCTGTTCCTGTGGTTTGGATGGCAGGTATATTATTTGGAAAGCGATTCCGCCGTTCAACGGTTATGGCACAATCATCCCTCTCTCCGGAACTTGAACAAAACCTGCCTTCAGCATCGCTCAGTATTTTTATTGCCCTGTTGCCTGTGCTCTTAATAGCGATCCCTGCGGCATGTTTAGGCCTTTTTAAGGATTCACCGTTTGCTACAGGATTCCTTTCTGCCATTGGAGATCCTGTTATGGCCTTGATCCTCACAACCGCAACCTCAGGATATTTCCTTGCGATTCGACGTGGGATGTCAGTCTCAGATTTAATGGGACATTACACTAAGGCCATTGAAAGTGTAGCCATGATTTTGATGGTTATAGCCGCTGGTGGTGCTTTTAAGGAAGTATTGACGGTGAGTGGTGTGGCAAAAGAAGTTGCTGGCATCATTTCTGGCAATGCCTTCCCGCCATTAATCGCTGGTTGGCTTGTAGCAGCCGGGATAAGGGTGATGATTGGATCGGCCACGATTGCAGGACTTACTACAGCGGGAATCATAGCGCCTTTGGTACAATCCAGTGGTATTATGCCGGAGTTAATGGTCCTTTCAGTAGGGGCCGGAAGCTTATTTTGTTCCCATGTGAATGATACCGGTTTCTGGATGTTTAAGGAGTATTTTGGCATAACTGTTAAGCAAACCCTGATGTCCTGGACCATCATGGAAACCATTGTTTCAATAGCCGGCCTTGTGATGGTATTGTTGTTATCAACCTTGGTGTAA
- a CDS encoding 3-oxoacyl-ACP synthase III family protein, whose product MKRSIITGTGKFIPQQVRKNDEFFSHRFFSEKQQQIDIPTTVIAEKFRQITGIEERRYADPDMTASTMGFEAAKIAIADSGIDPETLDYIIVAHNYGDIKCGEMQSDTVPSLASRIKHQLGIRNPSCIAYDILFGCPGWLQGVIQADLFSKAGASYRSLVIGTETLSRVVDHHDRDSMIFADGSGACVMEWKDSTELGPGILATAVRSDTLRELDFIDFGPSYIPGSDSRHRYIKMKGRKVYEYAISQVPAAMKTCLDKSGLAIGDLKKIFIHQANEKMDEVIIKNFYALYSQPIIPENIMPMSIQWLGNSSVATIPTLFDLVRRNEIEHHHINEGDVLLFASVGAGMNINAVCYRY is encoded by the coding sequence ATGAAAAGATCAATAATTACGGGGACCGGAAAATTCATACCCCAGCAAGTAAGGAAGAATGATGAATTTTTTAGTCATAGATTTTTTTCTGAAAAGCAACAACAAATAGACATTCCAACAACCGTGATTGCTGAAAAATTCAGGCAGATCACGGGTATTGAAGAACGTCGCTATGCAGACCCGGACATGACGGCGTCTACCATGGGATTTGAAGCTGCTAAAATTGCGATAGCAGATAGTGGTATAGATCCCGAAACGCTGGACTACATCATAGTTGCCCATAATTATGGGGATATCAAATGTGGGGAAATGCAAAGCGATACAGTACCTTCACTGGCATCCCGCATCAAACACCAGTTGGGTATCCGTAACCCATCCTGCATCGCTTATGACATTCTTTTTGGCTGTCCGGGTTGGCTGCAAGGCGTCATCCAGGCCGATCTGTTTTCAAAGGCCGGAGCCTCTTACAGAAGTCTAGTGATTGGCACAGAAACCCTTTCCCGTGTGGTGGACCATCATGACCGTGACAGCATGATCTTTGCTGACGGATCCGGTGCCTGCGTTATGGAATGGAAAGATTCAACAGAATTGGGTCCGGGCATACTAGCAACTGCCGTAAGATCAGACACATTACGTGAATTGGATTTCATAGACTTCGGACCCTCGTATATCCCGGGATCGGATAGCCGGCACCGCTATATAAAGATGAAAGGAAGAAAAGTTTATGAATATGCCATTTCACAAGTCCCTGCAGCCATGAAAACCTGCCTTGATAAAAGCGGTTTAGCCATAGGAGACCTGAAAAAAATTTTCATCCACCAGGCCAATGAGAAAATGGATGAAGTAATCATCAAAAATTTCTATGCTTTATATAGTCAACCCATCATTCCGGAAAACATCATGCCAATGAGCATTCAATGGCTGGGAAACAGTTCAGTGGCAACAATTCCCACATTATTTGACCTGGTGCGTAGAAATGAAATTGAGCACCACCATATTAATGAGGGGGATGTTTTATTATTTGCTTCTGTTGGTGCTGGAATGAATATCAATGCCGTTTGCTACCGATACTAA
- a CDS encoding gluconokinase, with the protein MHYFAGLDIGTTHTKLVIATASLDIVFQEKMGYLRGFGATLDGDEIYQNITRLLENANRELDLSTNDVTIAISAAMHSLLLVDAAAVPLTPVYTWADTSSQPAMDALHEEPAAEALFSETGTPLHPMSPFCKLAWMKFSTPHVLAAAYKCIGIKELVWYRITGQWEIDHSLASATGLFSQQTLSWHKKAIEMAGITEGQLSLPVPITRTLVRGNFQWVIGASDGCLAQLGSGAMKKGTAALTIGTSGAIRMTMSGLWIDEKRELFTYLLDEDHFVCGGSTNNGGIVLEWWQEKVMEQKGETSILVNSFLSAAEKAEPGCDGLVCLPYFGGERAPVWDAAATGVFAGINNHHGQPEFKRAILEGIGFSFRLLLEKLEAAGGNVEKIFASGGFTQSAWWVQLMADILQKPMLLNAADADASAMGAIAVGLKAAGLISNWQEFADLLPPKHSVYEPDANTRETYFYNYQHFCRLCQY; encoded by the coding sequence ATGCATTATTTTGCCGGCCTCGATATTGGGACTACGCATACAAAACTGGTTATTGCAACTGCTTCCCTGGATATCGTTTTCCAGGAGAAAATGGGCTATTTGCGTGGATTTGGCGCCACATTGGATGGAGATGAAATATACCAGAATATTACCAGGCTGCTGGAAAATGCGAACCGTGAGCTTGATCTTTCAACTAACGATGTAACGATTGCCATCAGTGCCGCCATGCATAGTTTATTGCTGGTGGATGCTGCCGCCGTGCCATTGACCCCTGTATATACCTGGGCAGATACCAGCAGCCAGCCTGCCATGGATGCCTTACATGAAGAACCGGCTGCGGAAGCTTTGTTTTCGGAAACAGGTACTCCTTTGCATCCCATGTCGCCATTTTGTAAGCTTGCCTGGATGAAGTTTTCAACGCCTCATGTATTAGCAGCCGCTTATAAATGTATTGGTATAAAAGAACTTGTCTGGTACCGCATTACAGGTCAATGGGAAATTGACCATAGCCTTGCATCTGCTACAGGCTTATTTTCACAACAAACCCTGTCATGGCATAAAAAGGCTATTGAAATGGCCGGTATCACCGAAGGCCAGTTGTCACTACCGGTACCGATTACCCGAACTTTAGTCAGGGGTAATTTTCAATGGGTGATAGGTGCAAGTGATGGATGCCTTGCCCAATTGGGTAGCGGCGCCATGAAAAAGGGTACTGCCGCTCTAACGATAGGAACCAGCGGGGCAATCAGGATGACCATGTCTGGATTATGGATAGATGAAAAACGGGAATTATTTACTTACCTGCTCGATGAGGACCATTTTGTTTGCGGCGGATCTACCAACAATGGCGGAATTGTGCTGGAATGGTGGCAGGAGAAAGTAATGGAACAAAAAGGAGAAACTTCCATTTTGGTAAATTCCTTTTTATCCGCTGCTGAAAAAGCCGAACCTGGTTGCGATGGGTTGGTCTGCCTGCCTTATTTTGGGGGTGAAAGAGCACCGGTTTGGGATGCTGCAGCCACTGGGGTTTTTGCCGGAATCAATAACCATCATGGTCAGCCGGAATTTAAACGGGCGATACTCGAGGGTATCGGATTTTCTTTCCGGTTACTGTTGGAAAAACTGGAAGCAGCAGGTGGTAATGTTGAAAAAATATTTGCCAGTGGCGGCTTCACCCAGAGCGCCTGGTGGGTGCAACTGATGGCAGATATCCTCCAAAAGCCGATGCTCCTAAATGCTGCCGATGCCGATGCTTCAGCTATGGGTGCTATTGCTGTCGGATTAAAAGCAGCAGGCCTGATTTCAAACTGGCAGGAGTTCGCGGATTTATTACCCCCAAAGCATAGCGTGTATGAGCCAGATGCTAATACGCGGGAGACTTATTTTTACAATTACCAACATTTTTGCAGGTTATGTCAATACTGA
- a CDS encoding YpdA family putative bacillithiol disulfide reductase: MATPNKRHYSLLIIGGGPIGLACALEARKARLDYVVIEKGCLVNSLYHYPTNMTFFSTSERLEIGKVPFVSNNPKPTRAEALEYYRRVTVSSQLNIQLFEEVTSVRKKSNGGFSVKTSKAGYTADYIIIATGFYDLPYRLNVPGEDLPKVTHYYKDPHFYSLQQVLVIGAQNSAVDAALETWRKGATVTMVVRQADIGQRVKYWVRPDIINRIKEGSIKAFFSSAVAAIRDREVDIQTPEGIVTIPNDWVIAMTGYEPNLEFLKKTGVRLSKDSSQKPEFNEKTHETNIPNIYLAGVICGGMDTHSLFIENSRIHAKRIVTSIKGKLSGLHQG; encoded by the coding sequence ATGGCAACACCCAATAAGCGGCATTATAGTTTACTCATCATTGGTGGTGGCCCAATAGGTTTAGCCTGTGCTTTGGAAGCCAGGAAAGCCAGGCTGGATTATGTCGTGATTGAAAAGGGTTGCCTCGTTAATTCCCTATACCACTACCCTACCAATATGACTTTTTTCTCCACTTCAGAAAGGCTGGAGATCGGTAAGGTACCCTTTGTATCCAATAATCCGAAGCCTACCCGTGCAGAAGCGCTGGAATATTACAGGCGGGTAACTGTAAGCAGCCAGCTGAATATTCAACTATTTGAAGAAGTAACCAGTGTCCGAAAAAAATCAAATGGTGGTTTTTCGGTCAAAACATCAAAGGCGGGCTATACTGCAGATTATATCATTATTGCTACCGGTTTCTATGACCTGCCTTACCGTCTTAATGTTCCCGGGGAAGACTTACCAAAGGTTACACATTATTATAAGGATCCGCATTTTTATTCCCTCCAACAGGTATTAGTGATCGGCGCCCAGAATTCGGCAGTGGATGCCGCTTTGGAAACCTGGCGTAAAGGAGCAACGGTAACCATGGTGGTAAGGCAGGCTGATATTGGCCAAAGGGTTAAATACTGGGTAAGACCAGATATCATCAACCGGATAAAGGAAGGTTCTATAAAGGCTTTTTTCTCTAGTGCTGTAGCAGCTATACGTGACCGTGAAGTGGATATCCAGACACCGGAAGGTATAGTAACCATTCCCAATGATTGGGTCATTGCTATGACAGGATATGAACCCAATCTGGAATTCTTGAAAAAAACCGGGGTTCGATTATCGAAAGACAGCAGCCAAAAGCCAGAATTTAATGAAAAGACCCATGAAACAAATATTCCCAACATCTACCTGGCTGGGGTAATCTGCGGGGGAATGGATACCCATAGCCTGTTTATTGAAAATTCAAGGATTCACGCTAAAAGGATAGTCACCAGCATAAAGGGAAAATTGTCTGGCTTACACCAAGGTTGA
- a CDS encoding head GIN domain-containing protein: MKQKNLLHQLAIAIFTASLFICPACTKVNGDGPVVSETRTTTSFSGINYAMQGNLHIESAPGYTIEIKAQQNILPVIETYISNNELFIRLRNNTVIRSYEPIEIYVKTPDPQAIRLSGSGNIRVSNPISPSGLILESSGSGSIELVKVETGKLQTRISGSGKIEVLEGTANSETISVSGSGQAILVGVATDSAHTQTSGSGDITVWVNRYLESEISGSGKVRYKGNPEITKRISGSGTVLPW; this comes from the coding sequence ATGAAGCAGAAGAACTTATTACATCAACTGGCAATTGCAATTTTTACGGCTAGCCTGTTTATTTGTCCAGCGTGTACCAAGGTGAATGGTGATGGACCTGTTGTCAGCGAAACCCGCACCACCACCAGCTTTTCAGGAATCAACTATGCCATGCAGGGAAACCTGCACATTGAATCCGCCCCTGGCTATACGATAGAAATAAAGGCCCAGCAAAATATTTTACCAGTAATTGAGACATATATCAGCAATAATGAGCTTTTTATCCGTTTACGCAACAATACGGTAATACGTTCATATGAACCCATAGAAATATATGTGAAAACACCTGATCCGCAGGCAATAAGGCTTAGCGGTTCAGGAAATATCCGGGTATCCAATCCAATTAGCCCATCAGGCTTGATTTTGGAATCAAGTGGATCCGGCAGTATAGAGTTGGTTAAGGTGGAAACCGGCAAACTGCAAACCAGGATCAGCGGGTCGGGGAAAATTGAGGTTTTGGAAGGAACTGCAAACTCAGAAACCATTAGCGTAAGTGGCAGCGGACAGGCAATACTGGTGGGCGTTGCTACAGATTCCGCACATACACAAACGAGTGGATCAGGAGATATTACGGTTTGGGTGAACCGGTACCTTGAAAGTGAAATATCGGGTAGCGGCAAGGTAAGATATAAAGGAAATCCGGAAATAACGAAAAGGATATCCGGTTCGGGAACCGTGCTTCCCTGGTAA
- a CDS encoding FecR family protein: MSKPLPYQTDKLLVKFLLGEATPTEAEEASNWISASRENETYFHQFRQVWEKSLPMTKNIEIDEDSAWTRFQERVKNTSSLQGNPKQEIHRIPALLKSPLFRLAASVIIAITTFAIAYFSFYEFSNPRQLQLVTNLKAETQRLQDGSTVILNKHSSLNYPSRFKGEERVVTLHGEGFFSIQPNKKKPFVVKVNDITIKVVGTSFNIREVAGRTEVIVESGIVQVIGRRKTIELHPKERVVIDPADSSLQKEQQKDFLYNYYRTKSFTCDNTPLWKLVEVLNEAYEVQIEIANPVLRDLPLTTTFEEEPIDTILNIIAQTLEIKVEKTGNIIILK; the protein is encoded by the coding sequence TTGAGTAAACCTTTACCATATCAAACCGATAAATTACTGGTGAAATTCCTTTTAGGGGAAGCAACCCCCACTGAGGCCGAGGAGGCCAGTAATTGGATTTCAGCGAGCAGGGAAAATGAAACTTATTTCCACCAGTTCAGGCAGGTTTGGGAGAAAAGCCTGCCCATGACCAAAAATATTGAAATTGATGAAGATTCCGCCTGGACAAGGTTTCAGGAAAGAGTAAAAAACACATCATCCCTTCAGGGAAACCCAAAACAGGAAATACACCGGATTCCGGCTTTGTTGAAAAGTCCGTTATTTCGGTTAGCCGCATCTGTTATAATCGCCATTACAACATTCGCAATAGCGTATTTTTCATTCTATGAATTTTCAAATCCCAGGCAATTGCAACTGGTAACTAACCTTAAAGCGGAAACGCAACGGTTACAAGACGGCTCTACAGTTATCCTTAATAAACATTCATCTTTAAATTATCCATCAAGATTCAAAGGTGAAGAACGCGTGGTAACACTGCATGGTGAAGGCTTTTTTTCCATCCAGCCAAATAAGAAAAAACCATTTGTGGTAAAAGTAAATGACATTACCATAAAAGTAGTGGGCACCTCTTTTAATATCAGGGAAGTTGCAGGCAGAACTGAAGTAATTGTGGAATCAGGAATTGTACAGGTAATTGGCAGGCGTAAGACTATTGAATTGCATCCAAAGGAAAGAGTGGTCATAGATCCGGCAGACAGTTCCTTACAAAAAGAGCAACAGAAAGATTTCCTGTACAATTATTACCGTACTAAAAGTTTTACCTGTGATAATACACCGCTGTGGAAACTGGTGGAGGTACTCAATGAAGCATATGAAGTACAAATAGAAATTGCAAATCCAGTACTAAGAGACCTTCCACTAACTACTACATTTGAAGAGGAGCCAATAGATACAATACTGAATATTATTGCCCAGACTTTGGAAATAAAAGTTGAGAAGACAGGCAATATAATCATTCTGAAATAG